A genomic segment from Nicotiana tabacum cultivar K326 chromosome 7, ASM71507v2, whole genome shotgun sequence encodes:
- the LOC142162243 gene encoding uncharacterized protein LOC142162243, with protein MKREKLDNQFAKFLEILKQIHINIPFTDALLQMSSYAKFLKEILSRKRKLEEVSVVMLTEKCSAILQNKLPQKLGDQDLGEMKDTCVSLQFADQSTKRPKGIIENVLAIIDAHKGQLILRVDEERVIFDMQKVLRFSEDDTSSSCFSIDMINNLIDEFKDDQLISDSMERCLAKSGTTQDEDPTIRSDAKLLEKDYEEGDMQLEKEERLIKVLKAHKGALRWTVEDIKGINPAIFTHRILMEDSYKSIVQPQRRLNPAMQEVVKKEIVKLLAACIIYPISDSPWVSPVQRCMSAIFSDMTEKLLEIFMDDFTLFGKGFEDCLHYLTLVLKRCEETNLILKWKKCNFMVTEEIILGHKITAKGIEVDKAKINLIAGLPPPTTVRDIRSFLGHACFYRRFIKGFSKISKPLTNLLMKDVKFEFSGDCMKAFDTLKEKLSTAPIVVSPNWNQLFEIMCDASDTAVGAVLDNIIRRCVPEEEMIKSLYHCHDGAVGGHYAANCTAFKVLEVGFFWPILFKDARAYVAQCDRCQRTGNITKRDEIPLQSIQEKEYKEKEKKKEPTVQGRRIHP; from the exons ATGAAAAGAGAAAAGCTGGATAATCAATTTGCAaagtttttggagattttaaaacaaattcacATTAACATTCCTTTTACTGATGCTTTATTGCAAATGTCTTCATACgccaaatttttgaaagaaattttatCAAGAAAAAGGAAATTGGAAGAAGTTTCTGTGGTAATGCTTACTGAAAAATGCagtgctatacttcaaaataagctaccaCAAAAACTCGGTGACCAAG atcTTGGTGAAATGAAAGACACATGTGTTTCACTTCAATTTGCTGATCAAAGTACTAAGAGACCAAAGGGAATAATTGAAAATGTGCTT GCAATCATAGATGCCCATAAAGGACAACTAATTTTaagagttgatgaagaaagaGTTATTTTTGATATGCAAAAGGTACTAAGATTCTCAGAAGATGATACATCATCTTCATGCTTCTCAATTGACATGATTAATAATCTTATAGATGAATTCAAAGATGATCAATTAATTTCTGACTCAATGGAAAGATGTTTGGCCAAATCTGGCACCACACAGGATGAAGATCCGACTATCAGAAGTGATGCGAAATTATTGGAAAAAGATTATGAGGAAGGGGACATGCAATTAGAAAAA GAAGAAAGATTGATTAAAGTATTAAAAGCACACAAAGGAGCCTTGAGATGGACTGTAGAAGACATCAAGGGGATTAATCCAGCAATTTTTACGCACAGAATCCTCATGGAGGATAGCTACAAATCGATAGTCCAACCCCAAAGGAGATTAAACCCAGCAATGCAGGAAGTGGTAAAAAAGGAGATTGTAAAGCTTTTGGCGGCATGTATTATTTACCCTATTTCAGACAGCCCTTGGGTAAGTCCTGTTCAG CGTTGCATGTCAGCAATTTTTTCTGACATGACCGAAAAACTTCTTGaaattttcatggatgattttacacTCTTTGGCAAGGGTTTTGAGGATTGTCTTCACTATTTAACCTTAGTTCTTAagagatgtgaagaaacaaacttaaTTCTTAAATGGAAAAAATGTAATTTTATGGTTACTGAGGAAATTAttttaggacataaaatcacTGCTAAAGGGATAGAAGTTGATAAGGCTAAAATTAATCTTATAGCAGGATTACCCCCTCCCACAACTGTTAGAGACATTagaagctttctaggtcatgcaTGTTTTTACAGACGGTTCATAAAAGGGTTTTCAAAGATTTCAAAACCGCTGACTAACCTTTTAATGAAAGATGTTAAGTTTGAATTTTCAGGTGATTGTATGAAAGCATTTGACACTCTTAAAGAAAAATTATCAACTGCCCCAATAGTTGTGTCCCCTAATTGGAACCAACTTTTTGAgatcatgtgtgatgctagtgatacagCAGTTGGAGCTGTTTTAG ATAATATTATCAGAAGGTGTGTACCAGAAGAAGAAATGATCAAAAGTTTGTATCATTGCCACGATGGAGCAGTTGGAGGACATTATGCAGCAAATTGTACTGCATTTAAAGTTCTAGAAGTTGGATTTTTCTGGCCAATACTTTTTAAGGACGCTCGTGCCTACGTTGCACAGTGTGACAGGTGTCAAAGAACAGGTAATATCACTAAGAGAGATGAGATTCCATTGCAATCAATACAG GAAAAAGAAtacaaggaaaaagagaaaaagaaagaacctaCAGTTCAAGGAAGAAGGATACATCCGTGA